In Trichoderma atroviride chromosome 2, complete sequence, one DNA window encodes the following:
- a CDS encoding uncharacterized protein (EggNog:ENOG41), translating to MDSHVNGERVAEIDPQNPYASSSKWRHQESTKYARHEAQFQARDPTTAGTTDELANYLNQTRIEPQVNGHGHGQAAGNYQPISLAHGQGQPAEDVVASHSDEEETDGKDIVCGPLLNYRRMEQGYWYGSVLVVTKGGGKDALFEPLLVLRRAMGQGDEKTRHVQDAQVYGERLYSDKRNTFWAFGLSVPLEAGETRYDYEVLGLRYSTTHKPRVNSFYIPAANESMRMMFYSCNGFSVGTDEDAWSGPCLWKDVMRKHAAAPIHVMIGGGDQIYNDGIRVNGPLRTWTDIGNPKKRQDYPFPEKLRAECDDYYLKNYIRWYNTEPFSTANGQIPQINIWDDHDIIDGFGSYVDKFMQCDVFRGIGGTAHKYYMLFQHHLPPPPSTYTSDFATHDVDGTQGIDPNQLIDTYVAPGKTEPQYIVGQKPGPYVAEHSFNIYTRLGARIALLGIDARTERTRHQVNYPETYELIFQRLRNELQAAARSGQPIKHLILLLGIPIAYPRLTWLENILRSPLIGPVKLLNRRFGVGGGFFNHFDGSVDLLDDLDDHYTAKTHKIERAQMIVELQKISAEFSVRTTILGGDVHLAALGRFYSNPNLKIPTEEDSRYMVNVVSSAIVNKPPPQAVANLLARRNKIHHLNSKTDETLLDLFDKDPGNSTRTANHNSCTMPSRNFALLTENSPTRSPDGFVPGHGADAPSHSFLGSDGHSPLHHGEVGAGTKHKAAADAEHGQGHDGSLDIRINVEIDQHDPEGLTESYGLTVPTLTYRPRTQASSRAISTATSQSERQQR from the exons ATGGATTCACACGTCAACGGCGAGCGAGTCGCAGAGATCGACCCCCAAAACCCATACGCGtccagcagcaaatggcGCCATCAAGAGTCGACTAAATATGCCCGCCACGAGGCGCAGTTCCAGGCGCGCGATCCCACGACTGCCGGCACAACCGACGAGCTGGCGAACTATCTCAACCAAACTCGAATTGAACCCCAGGTGAACGGACACGGACACGGACAAGCAGCGGGAAACTACCAGCCCATCTCGCTGGCTCATGGCCAAGGACAGCCTGCCGAAGATGTTGTCGCTAGCCATtcagacgaggaggagacgGATGGCAAAGACATCGTGTGTGGTCCTCTTCTCAACTATCGCCGCATGGAACAGGGCTACTGGTACGGAAGTGTCCTTGTCGTCACAAAGGGCGGCGGCAAAGATGCGCTCTTTGAGCCGCTGCTGGTCTTGCGACGGGCTATGGGACAGGGTGACGAGAAGACGAGGCACGTCCAGGACGCGCAGGTCTACGGCGAACGCCTCTATTCAGACAAACGAAACACATTCTGGGCCTTTGGCCTCAGCGTGCCGCTCGAAGCTGGGGAGACTCGATACGACTATGAAGTCCTGGGTCTGCGATATTCCACCACTCATAAGCCGCGAGTCAACAGCTTCTACATCCCTGCCGCAAACGAATCCATGCGCATGATGTTCTACTCTTGCAACGGCTTCAGCGTCGGCACCGACGAAGATGCATGGAGCGGCCCGTGTCTGTGGAAGGACGTTATGCGGAAACATGCGGCGGCGCCAATCCACGTCATgattggtggtggtgaccAAATCTACAACGATGGCATCAGGGTCAACGGCCCTTTGCGTACCTGGACTGACATCGGCAACCCCAAGAAGCGACAGGATTATCCCTTCCCCGAGAAGCTTCGCGCCGAGTGCGACGACTACTATCTGAAGAACTATATCCGATGGTATAATACGGAGCCTTTCTCAACAGCAAACGGCCAAATCCCACAAATCAATATCTGGGATGACCATGAT ATCATTGACGGCTTTGGATCATATGTCGATAAATTCATGCAGTGTGACGTTTTCCGTGGCATCGGTGGTACCGCCCACAAGTACTACATGCTCTTCCAGCACCATCTCCCTCCGCCACCGTCTACATACACATCCG ATTTTGCCACTCACGACGTTGATGGCACTCAGGGCATTGACCCCAATCAACTGATTGATACCTACGTTGCACCGGGGAAAACGGAGCCGCAGTATATCGTTGGCCAGAAACCTGGACCTTATGTTGCGGAGCACTCGTTTAACATCTACACGCGATTGGGTGCTCGTATTGCTCTGCTTGGTATCGATGCCAGGACTGAG CGCACTCGACACCAAGTCAACTATCCTGAGACCTATGAACTCATCTTCCAGAGACTACGGAATGAGCTACAGGCCGCCGCCAGGTCCGGCCAGCCCATCAAGCACTTGATCCTGTTACTCGGCATTCCCATTGCTTACCCA CGCTTGACTTGGTTAGAGAATATCCTTCGAAGCCCTCTTATCGGCCCCGTCAAACTCCTGAACCGACGATTTGGCGTTGGCGGTGGCTTCTTCAACCACTTCGATGGAAGTGTAGATCTTCTCGACGATCTTGATGATCACTACACGGCCAAGACCCATAAAATCGAGCGCGCGCAAATGATTGTAGAACTACAAAAGATTTCCGCCGAGTTTTCAGTACGAACCACGATTCTCGGAGGCGATGTCCACTTGGCAGCTCTAGGCCGCTTCTACTCCAACCCCAACCTCAAGATTCCCACCGAAGAGGATAGCAGATACATGGTCAACGTAGTCTCGTCAGCCATCGTCAACAAGCCTCCGCCACAGGCTGTCGCCAACCTCTTGGCACGGCGAAACAAGATCCACCATCTCAACTCCAAGACGGATGAAACTCTGCTGGATCTGTTTGACAAGGACCCCGGCAACTCCACCAGGACGGCCAACCACAATAGCTGCACGATGCCCAGCCGCAACTTTGCTCTCCTAACTGAGAATTCTCCCACAAGAAGTCCCGATGGCTTTGTGCCAGGGCACGGCGCCGATGCACCTTCGCATTCATTCTTGGGTTCTGATGGCCACTCACCCCTGCATCATGGCGAGGTTGGGGCTGGCACGAAGCACAAGGCAGCTGCAGACGCAGAACATGGCCAAGGCCACGACGGCAGCTTGGATATTCGCATCAACGTCGAGATTGACCAGCACGATCCAGAGGGCCTGACAGAGAGCTACGGCTTGACCGTACCGACGTTGACATATCGTCCAAGGACTCAAGCGTCCTCAAGGGCCATATCCACTGCCACTAGCCAGTCGGAGCGGCAGCAACGATGA